One window of the Rhipicephalus sanguineus isolate Rsan-2018 chromosome 2, BIME_Rsan_1.4, whole genome shotgun sequence genome contains the following:
- the LOC119382575 gene encoding 40S ribosomal protein S3a, translating to MAVGKNKGLSKGGKKGVKKKIVDPFTRKDWYDVKAPAMYAVRNIGKTFVNRTQGTKIASEGLKGRVFEVSQADLTNGEDAFRKFRLIAEEVQGRNVLTNFHGMDLTTDKLRSMVKKWQTLIEATVDVRTTDGYLLRMFCIGFTKKCANQLKKTCYAQHNQVRLIRKKMTEMMIQEVSSTSLKEVVNKLIPGSIGKDIEKSCQHIYPLHDVLIRKVKVLKKPKFELGKLLELHGEGSGKGGASATASAAKGEEGMKVDRPEGYEPPVLETV from the exons ATGGCCGTCGGAAAAAACAAGGGCCTGTCTAAAGGCGGAAAGAAGGGCGTTAAGAAGAAGAT TGTTGACCCGTTCACGCGCAAGGATTGGTACGATGTCAAGGCGCCGGCAATGTACGCCGTCAGGAATATCGGCAAGACCTTTGTCAACCGCACGCAAGGCACAA AGATTGCGTCGGAAGGGCTGAAGGGACGTGTTTTTGAGGTCTCGCAAGCCGATCTGACAAACGGAGAGGATGCCTTCAGGAAGTTCCGCCTCATCGCTGAGGAAGTGCAAGGACGTAATGTGTTGACCAACTTCCACGGCATGGACCTGACCACTGACAAGCTGCGTTCTATGGTCAAGAAATGGCAG ACTTTGATCGAGGCCACAGTTGACGTGCGGACGACCGATGGCTACCTCCTCCGCATGTTTTGCATTGGTTTCACCAAGAAGTGTGCCAATCAACTCAAGAAGACATGTTACGCGCAGCACAACCAG GTACGCCTCATTAGGAAGAAAATGACTGAGATGATGATTCAGGAGGTGTCTTCCACCAGCCTAAAGGAGGTTGTTAACAAACT CATTCCTGGAAGCATTGGCAAGGACATTGAGAAGAGCTGCCAACACATCTACCCTCTGCATGATGTGCTCATCCGAAAAGTGAAGGTGCTCAAGAAGCCTAAATTTGAAT TGGGCAAGCTTTTGGAACTTCACGGAGAAGGTTCTGGCAAAGGTGGTGCTAGTGCAACTGCATCTGCCGCCAAGGGTGAAGAAGGCATGAAGGTGGACAGACCAGAGGGCTATGAGCCCCCTGTGCTTGAAACAGTCTGA